A single genomic interval of Desulfovibrio sp. JC022 harbors:
- a CDS encoding TRAP transporter substrate-binding protein, with protein sequence MLLALTGCKVGGSKDSDVIKIRLAHPMAPGNNVTLGYEKFKELVEKKSAGKIKVELYGSCMLGSDRVAMESVQRGSLEMASSSSPNMANFSPKFMIFDLPYITDIKDQPKIYASLDSGKLGEYFNGVSEAINLKPIMFSEYGYRNFVTTNRPISTADTLKKLKVRVTASPVEIEVANALGMNPTPIAWGETYTAMQQGTVDAEGNTFSLLCDAKHDEVIKFAVDSRHNYCMHILMMNLDFWKKLSPENQKVINEAAQEALTYQRGITAELEAKAEQKFIDQGIKVHKLTEAELAEYKKRTRPVWDMFTDTIPAELFEMMKEVQKN encoded by the coding sequence ATGCTGCTCGCACTGACCGGTTGTAAAGTCGGCGGCTCCAAAGACAGCGACGTAATCAAAATCCGTCTTGCACATCCCATGGCTCCCGGTAACAACGTTACCCTCGGCTATGAAAAGTTCAAAGAACTGGTCGAAAAGAAATCTGCCGGCAAAATTAAAGTTGAACTCTACGGCAGCTGCATGCTCGGCAGTGACCGCGTAGCTATGGAATCCGTACAGCGCGGTTCCCTTGAAATGGCATCCAGTTCCTCCCCGAACATGGCGAACTTCTCACCCAAGTTCATGATCTTTGACCTGCCCTACATTACCGACATCAAAGACCAGCCCAAAATTTACGCTTCCCTTGATAGCGGCAAGCTCGGTGAATACTTCAACGGTGTCTCCGAAGCCATCAACCTGAAGCCCATCATGTTCAGCGAATACGGCTACCGTAACTTTGTTACCACCAACCGTCCCATTTCCACTGCTGACACTCTCAAGAAACTCAAAGTACGTGTAACCGCTTCTCCCGTTGAAATCGAAGTTGCAAACGCTCTCGGCATGAACCCCACTCCCATTGCTTGGGGTGAGACCTACACCGCCATGCAGCAGGGTACTGTTGATGCTGAAGGTAACACCTTCTCCCTGCTTTGCGATGCCAAGCACGATGAAGTTATCAAATTCGCTGTTGACTCCCGTCACAACTACTGCATGCACATCCTGATGATGAACCTCGACTTCTGGAAAAAACTCTCCCCTGAGAACCAGAAAGTCATCAACGAAGCAGCGCAGGAAGCCCTTACTTACCAGCGCGGTATCACTGCCGAACTCGAAGCCAAGGCTGAACAGAAGTTCATCGATCAGGGCATCAAGGTTCACAAGCTCACCGAAGCAGAGCTGGCAGAATACAAGAAGCGCACCCGCCCTGTCTGGGATATGTTCACTGACACTATTCCCGCAGAGCTGTTCGAAATGATGAAAGAAGTTCAGAAGAACTAG
- a CDS encoding prepilin-type N-terminal cleavage/methylation domain-containing protein: MRAKSCNSGFSLMEVMVAMAILSIGLVAVAGVYSQATASLSQVEGYERAGLEAEMRLASFLNQDNLKPGSTSGSCETLPHGRWKIVAKKDSDYDGVSRVKVTVLFFTEGREHEYVLETAQVKQTLPVQSKTQTKDTKK, encoded by the coding sequence ATGCGCGCTAAATCCTGCAATTCCGGTTTTTCTTTGATGGAAGTCATGGTTGCCATGGCCATTTTGTCCATCGGATTGGTTGCAGTGGCAGGTGTTTATTCACAGGCTACCGCATCCCTGTCTCAGGTGGAGGGGTATGAACGGGCCGGTCTGGAAGCGGAAATGCGGCTGGCCTCTTTTCTGAATCAGGATAATCTCAAACCGGGGTCTACCTCCGGTTCTTGCGAAACCCTGCCCCATGGCAGATGGAAGATAGTTGCTAAAAAAGATAGTGATTACGACGGTGTGAGCCGGGTCAAGGTCACGGTGCTGTTCTTCACCGAAGGCAGGGAGCATGAATATGTTCTGGAGACTGCTCAGGTTAAGCAGACCCTGCCTGTGCAGAGCAAAACCCAGACAAAGGATACGAAAAAATGA
- a CDS encoding prepilin-type N-terminal cleavage/methylation domain-containing protein, giving the protein MITRTSPTTDESGFTLLELLVAITVGAVVLTAVYSIFVTATRVEKGAQAILTPMRSASYAFSILGRDVRNLDPLCAASDIICKKTKCQFPILDEKGKRIWVQYVFKENILWREQRKDKKGKPEKGKPLSKMELCSGVVEIRFKLTSRGHGGGATGELNTASKVGPGMIGLVLDFKEGVSRRAVYRSQILLEVTPQQKAG; this is encoded by the coding sequence GTGATAACGCGGACATCACCAACTACTGATGAAAGCGGGTTCACCCTGCTTGAGCTGCTGGTGGCGATCACCGTGGGGGCAGTGGTGCTGACTGCGGTTTATTCTATTTTCGTCACAGCAACGCGGGTGGAAAAAGGGGCGCAGGCAATACTCACCCCCATGCGATCTGCCTCCTATGCGTTCAGCATACTCGGCAGGGATGTTCGTAATCTGGACCCTTTGTGCGCGGCTTCGGATATTATCTGCAAGAAAACGAAATGCCAGTTTCCTATTCTGGATGAGAAAGGAAAACGGATTTGGGTGCAGTATGTTTTTAAAGAAAACATACTTTGGCGGGAACAACGCAAGGATAAAAAGGGGAAACCGGAAAAAGGTAAACCCCTGTCAAAGATGGAGCTTTGTTCCGGGGTAGTTGAAATCCGTTTCAAACTCACCAGCAGGGGGCATGGCGGGGGGGCTACCGGAGAGTTGAATACTGCTTCTAAAGTCGGTCCGGGAATGATCGGATTAGTTTTGGATTTTAAGGAAGGGGTGTCTAGGCGGGCTGTTTATCGTTCACAGATTTTACTGGAAGTAACACCGCAGCAGAAGGCAGGCTAA
- a CDS encoding prepilin-type N-terminal cleavage/methylation domain-containing protein, with the protein MDFQPQKYLKNESGQNGFTLLELIVVMVIMSIVMAVLLPRLSEQLMGNTLRAAASDLGAIATSARFRAADTGKQHVVVINSESGELKLLSGDKGEILSLTSLPAKVAVEGMELLGKSVPGYEMRIIFYPRGTATPARIKLVSEKQEIMHLIVAGADGGVYAR; encoded by the coding sequence ATGGATTTTCAGCCTCAAAAATACTTGAAGAATGAGTCCGGGCAAAATGGTTTTACCCTGCTGGAGCTCATTGTGGTCATGGTTATCATGTCCATTGTTATGGCTGTTCTTCTGCCGCGTCTCAGTGAACAACTCATGGGCAACACCCTGCGTGCTGCCGCTTCCGATTTGGGGGCCATTGCCACTTCGGCCCGCTTCAGGGCGGCTGATACAGGTAAACAGCATGTCGTGGTTATCAACAGTGAAAGCGGAGAATTGAAACTTTTGAGCGGGGACAAGGGCGAGATTCTGAGCCTGACCTCGCTGCCTGCAAAGGTGGCTGTGGAAGGTATGGAGCTTCTTGGTAAATCTGTTCCCGGTTATGAGATGCGTATTATTTTTTACCCGCGTGGAACGGCGACTCCTGCCCGGATCAAGTTGGTTTCCGAGAAGCAGGAGATTATGCACCTGATCGTAGCCGGGGCTGACGGGGGTGTGTATGCGCGCTAA
- a CDS encoding amidohydrolase family protein: protein MNVIDFRFRPNTPEVINGIANSAMFKDLCEAIEFHKQKPEPFEDIIKGLDENNVVKAVITGRDCETTYASMANGNGALLDFCQKCPEKFIGYWGIDPHKGMDAIRDLQKAVTENDSIRGAAVDPYLAKIYPNDAKYYPVYSKCCELEIPIIFTTGTASFVPGAVIDHVAPRYIDFVARDFPELKIIISHGGYPWVNEAIIVTQRNKNVFMEISEYELWPQAEAYVQAANTIIGDKLMFASAHPFIDYREQLEKYANLPFEKDVYENVMYKNAAKVLGL, encoded by the coding sequence ATGAACGTTATCGATTTCAGATTCAGACCCAATACCCCCGAAGTAATCAACGGCATTGCCAACAGCGCAATGTTCAAGGATCTCTGTGAAGCAATTGAATTCCACAAGCAGAAGCCTGAGCCGTTTGAAGACATCATCAAGGGCCTCGACGAAAACAATGTGGTCAAAGCTGTAATCACCGGTCGTGACTGCGAAACCACCTACGCTTCCATGGCTAACGGCAACGGTGCGCTGCTTGATTTTTGTCAAAAATGCCCCGAAAAATTCATCGGTTACTGGGGCATCGACCCGCATAAAGGCATGGACGCAATCCGTGATCTCCAGAAAGCGGTAACTGAAAATGATTCCATCCGCGGTGCTGCTGTTGACCCGTATCTCGCCAAGATTTACCCCAACGACGCCAAGTACTACCCGGTTTACTCCAAGTGCTGCGAGCTCGAGATTCCCATCATTTTCACCACCGGAACCGCAAGCTTTGTTCCCGGCGCGGTCATCGACCACGTTGCGCCTCGCTACATCGATTTCGTTGCCCGCGACTTCCCGGAACTGAAGATCATCATAAGCCATGGCGGCTACCCCTGGGTCAACGAAGCAATCATTGTAACTCAGCGCAATAAAAACGTTTTCATGGAAATTTCCGAATACGAACTCTGGCCTCAGGCTGAAGCTTACGTGCAGGCAGCCAACACCATCATCGGTGACAAGCTTATGTTCGCTTCCGCACACCCTTTCATCGACTACCGTGAGCAGCTTGAAAAGTACGCCAACCTGCCCTTTGAAAAAGACGTTTACGAGAACGTCATGTACAAAAACGCAGCTAAAGTTCTCGGCCTTTAA
- a CDS encoding TRAP transporter large permease subunit, translated as MATNMAPTAVGAPSQEKTRRGFLQMLNDDFEKPFLFIGLLSIILIITFQTFYRYIVTNLVEDAGSAVWTEELARFIFVWISYLAAPLAIKKRENIRVDIVFDRLSQKWQHIFWMVNNLCFLVLGVVVAVMGMDMISMQMRSPQIAPALQIPYYIPYMILPIGFSLMVLRLVQDTYKEIKRSSIMHGIAAAVITALIFIPVLLGIDFGATTVLFGYFLLFLVIGVPIGISLGLASLVTLLSSGSLPIDYVAQISFTSIDSFPIMAIPFFIAAGIFMGSGGLSERLLNLADELLGPLPGGMALATIATCMFFAAISGSGPATVAAIGSLTIPAMIERGYDKYFACAVVAAAGAIGVMIPPSNPFVIYGVASQASIGKLFIAGILPGVLTGLVLMAFSYWVSKRNGWMGEEKERSVKSIAKAFWDAKLALMVPVIVLGGIYGGLMTPTEAAAVAAFYGLIVGIFIYKGLNRHNIVDSFMEVCSTSAIVIILMAMATIFGYIMTVEQVPAKIAGFILGMTNSKIVILLLINVLLLIIGTFMEALAAIVILVPILLPIVTKVGVDPVHFGIIMVVNLAIGFVTPPVGVNLFVASSVAKVKLGDVSRQVLPILGLMIAVLLAVTYIPEISLMLVND; from the coding sequence ATGGCAACCAATATGGCTCCCACTGCGGTGGGAGCCCCTTCACAGGAAAAAACCCGCCGCGGGTTTCTACAGATGCTTAATGATGACTTTGAAAAGCCGTTCCTTTTCATCGGGCTGCTTTCCATCATCCTCATCATTACCTTCCAGACCTTTTACCGTTACATCGTAACCAATCTGGTTGAAGACGCCGGCTCCGCTGTCTGGACTGAAGAGCTGGCCCGTTTCATCTTTGTCTGGATTTCTTACCTTGCCGCGCCGCTGGCAATTAAAAAACGCGAAAACATCCGTGTGGACATTGTTTTCGACCGTCTGTCCCAGAAATGGCAGCACATTTTCTGGATGGTCAACAACCTCTGTTTTCTCGTTCTGGGTGTTGTTGTAGCCGTCATGGGTATGGATATGATCAGCATGCAGATGCGTTCCCCGCAGATCGCACCAGCACTTCAGATTCCGTACTACATTCCTTACATGATTCTGCCCATCGGCTTCAGCCTCATGGTGCTGCGTCTTGTTCAGGATACCTACAAGGAAATCAAAAGATCCAGCATCATGCATGGTATTGCGGCAGCTGTAATCACCGCACTCATCTTCATCCCGGTTCTGCTGGGTATTGATTTCGGAGCCACCACCGTACTGTTCGGTTACTTCCTGCTCTTTCTGGTCATCGGCGTGCCCATCGGCATCAGCCTCGGCCTTGCATCTCTGGTAACCCTGCTCAGCTCCGGTTCCCTGCCCATCGATTATGTTGCGCAGATTTCCTTTACCTCAATCGATAGTTTCCCCATCATGGCGATTCCCTTCTTTATTGCAGCGGGTATCTTCATGGGCTCCGGCGGACTGTCCGAAAGACTCTTAAACCTCGCAGACGAACTGCTCGGGCCTCTGCCCGGCGGTATGGCACTGGCAACCATCGCAACCTGCATGTTCTTTGCCGCCATTTCCGGTTCCGGTCCCGCGACTGTTGCGGCTATCGGTTCCCTGACCATCCCGGCAATGATCGAGCGCGGTTACGATAAATACTTTGCCTGTGCTGTTGTTGCCGCTGCGGGTGCCATCGGGGTTATGATTCCCCCCTCCAACCCGTTTGTTATTTACGGTGTTGCGTCTCAGGCATCCATCGGTAAACTGTTTATCGCAGGTATCCTTCCCGGTGTACTGACCGGTCTTGTACTCATGGCTTTCAGCTACTGGGTCTCCAAGAGAAATGGCTGGATGGGTGAAGAGAAGGAACGCTCCGTTAAATCCATCGCCAAGGCCTTCTGGGACGCGAAACTGGCGCTCATGGTTCCGGTCATCGTTCTCGGCGGTATCTACGGCGGTCTGATGACTCCCACTGAAGCTGCTGCAGTTGCGGCCTTTTACGGTCTCATTGTCGGTATCTTTATTTATAAGGGCCTCAACCGACACAACATTGTGGATTCCTTCATGGAAGTCTGCTCCACCTCCGCCATTGTCATCATCCTTATGGCTATGGCAACCATCTTCGGTTACATCATGACCGTTGAGCAGGTTCCCGCAAAGATCGCAGGTTTCATCCTCGGCATGACCAACAGCAAGATCGTAATCCTGCTCTTGATCAACGTGCTGCTGCTGATCATCGGTACCTTCATGGAAGCTCTGGCTGCCATCGTAATTCTGGTTCCGATCCTGCTGCCCATCGTTACCAAGGTCGGAGTTGATCCGGTCCACTTCGGTATCATCATGGTTGTTAACCTCGCCATCGGATTCGTAACGCCTCCGGTAGGGGTCAACCTCTTCGTGGCCTCCTCCGTTGCCAAGGTCAAACTCGGCGACGTATCAAGGCAGGTCCTGCCCATCCTTGGTCTCATGATCGCCGTACTGCTCGCAGTAACCTACATTCCTGAAATCTCACTCATGCTTGTGAATGATTAG
- a CDS encoding SIR2 family protein, whose product MQDQIHIQKIKEALEKRHASVMIGSGFSRNAINGDKMPTWGELVENLIDGLYPEKEQDEAYKRACAVSGILRIAEEYEAAHGRTALENIIKKSVPDDIVHPSDAHERLLSLSWNEVFTTNYDTLLERTAAQLYKNNYEIVSCIEDIPRSRRELCQRIIKLHGTFPSIRPFVITEEDYRTYPDKGAPFVNFVQQSMLENIFCLIGFSGDDPNFLAWTGWVRDRLQKHAPKLYFIHDRPLSQAQKTLFQQRNITPVNIDYEEEYRKDNYIRFISELERSLEKQPKKWPFQRPSSNTHPVNINGLKKHLTLWISNRKNYPGWIVAPARNRGPLLHLTNEWILFICGQIKDNENPNPILIAAFSELCWNLDISLTPFDDKLASTAKTILENTILEDYAPEHLGEFEPIIGHKQITKYLHSALTQIKLSLLQYYREESDEKFEGLLQDVTALSLPRDDRAFTKHQEILYHLQLLNLSEARSICMDWNTDRGDPFWNIIKAELLGELGEIKTALKAAHKGLNKIRSIGKVVDTQPANLSREAWATYHVQRLERINKHLEATQPSQSANTSRKEQWSERLEELKVIYSPDDELNILESQISERMRLYPDHEVSRHHFDLFDERQSNTLSSYRLWGDLRPAVQYVRLAEKVSCTPAIRISWINSTQTASTLLTVAKSLQRNGFIHRHTGLCIRVGTSEVLKPESPYFSRYSVALIPENYADRIFTSISKFMTEILESDTNDCKIIHNTQRFEFSLELLSRVALRITTGLYGDAANLLKKLWKNENIKNNWQIYSTFSRFAERVLEIIPDEEIDEIVIEQLSSNMEDIPTGDFATRYPEVTYVVPSTYTPNRDREEWSSLFSKLCNEFDAEDQHINMIILYRIQWLNNKKITTEENKQEFEDIFFTGAEDSAIPKIVGLGYPSSTLLKLPLQNINEKKELLKKFLLRDDVAASTNAFLSGVIRPGTELSWTLEEAETIVAKLGEWWDNSLKGQINALTSEQPSFIHDPKDQLRIDLSHIQIVLTEIICGQISHFAEQNKLIEWLTDIIDTCDEKELFPLRLMLLRCHLDTSYKDDAYEWLEAGILSNNETAAKEAVKAIILYCTSDWTQQDCPRQLREDLLSIITMLRLPHLKYCMDELTYALQDNKFSLSANEANRIINALKVLVQSTPYLEINVSLMIPKEEIPDYHYRAVKLLNLVSPQANDRAQENITKLQTILREAPLPEVRQLFN is encoded by the coding sequence ATGCAAGACCAAATACATATCCAAAAAATTAAAGAGGCATTAGAAAAAAGACATGCCTCAGTCATGATCGGTTCCGGGTTTAGTAGAAATGCAATCAATGGCGATAAGATGCCCACATGGGGAGAACTTGTTGAAAACCTCATTGATGGACTGTATCCTGAGAAAGAGCAGGATGAAGCATATAAAAGAGCCTGTGCTGTAAGCGGCATCCTCCGAATTGCAGAAGAATACGAAGCCGCACACGGGAGAACAGCACTTGAAAATATTATTAAAAAATCTGTCCCAGATGACATCGTACACCCATCTGATGCACATGAACGACTACTCTCTCTTTCTTGGAATGAAGTGTTCACCACAAATTACGACACTCTTCTCGAACGCACTGCTGCACAACTCTACAAGAACAATTACGAAATAGTTTCCTGCATAGAAGACATACCTCGCTCCAGACGTGAACTCTGCCAAAGAATAATAAAGCTGCATGGAACTTTCCCATCTATCCGGCCTTTTGTCATTACAGAAGAAGACTACAGAACTTACCCTGATAAGGGTGCTCCTTTTGTCAACTTTGTCCAGCAATCAATGCTTGAAAACATATTCTGTCTGATTGGCTTTTCCGGTGATGATCCAAACTTTCTGGCATGGACAGGCTGGGTAAGAGATCGTCTCCAAAAACATGCTCCCAAACTATATTTCATCCATGACCGTCCACTATCCCAAGCCCAAAAGACTCTTTTTCAACAAAGAAATATTACTCCTGTAAATATCGACTATGAGGAGGAATACAGAAAGGATAACTATATCAGATTCATATCCGAACTGGAAAGATCGCTAGAAAAGCAACCTAAAAAATGGCCCTTCCAAAGACCTTCGTCCAATACCCACCCTGTTAACATTAACGGCCTTAAAAAACATCTAACTTTATGGATATCAAATCGAAAAAACTACCCCGGATGGATAGTAGCTCCAGCCAGAAACAGGGGGCCCTTATTACACCTAACCAACGAATGGATTCTCTTTATATGTGGGCAAATAAAAGACAACGAAAACCCTAACCCAATTTTAATTGCTGCGTTTTCCGAATTGTGCTGGAACCTAGATATCTCACTAACGCCTTTTGACGACAAACTTGCTTCCACAGCCAAGACAATTTTGGAAAACACAATTCTCGAGGACTACGCCCCAGAACATCTTGGTGAATTTGAGCCAATTATCGGCCACAAACAAATAACTAAATATCTTCACTCTGCCCTCACACAAATAAAGCTTAGCCTACTCCAGTACTACAGAGAAGAATCTGATGAAAAATTCGAAGGACTACTTCAAGATGTTACCGCACTATCCCTACCGCGTGATGACCGGGCATTCACAAAACATCAGGAAATCCTTTACCACCTTCAATTATTAAACCTTAGTGAAGCACGATCCATATGCATGGATTGGAATACGGATCGAGGAGACCCTTTCTGGAACATTATAAAAGCAGAACTGTTAGGAGAACTGGGCGAAATAAAAACAGCACTGAAAGCCGCCCACAAGGGGCTTAATAAGATCAGGTCAATTGGAAAAGTCGTTGACACCCAACCAGCAAACCTATCCCGTGAAGCATGGGCAACCTACCATGTGCAAAGGTTGGAAAGAATCAATAAACATTTAGAAGCAACTCAGCCAAGCCAGTCAGCAAACACCTCGCGTAAAGAACAGTGGTCCGAACGACTGGAAGAGTTGAAAGTTATATACAGCCCAGACGATGAACTGAATATTTTAGAATCACAAATTTCAGAGAGAATGAGACTTTATCCTGACCACGAAGTCTCAAGACATCATTTTGACCTGTTTGATGAACGGCAGTCTAACACACTTTCGTCATATCGTTTGTGGGGTGACTTACGCCCCGCAGTGCAATATGTCAGACTCGCCGAAAAAGTATCCTGTACACCTGCCATACGAATATCTTGGATCAATTCAACCCAGACCGCTTCTACTTTACTGACTGTTGCTAAGTCTTTACAGCGCAATGGTTTCATACATAGGCACACAGGGCTTTGCATCCGAGTAGGTACAAGTGAAGTGCTCAAACCTGAAAGTCCATATTTCTCCAGATACTCTGTTGCCCTTATTCCCGAAAATTATGCAGATAGAATTTTTACGTCTATATCTAAATTCATGACAGAAATTTTGGAGTCAGACACGAATGACTGTAAAATCATACACAACACTCAAAGATTTGAATTTAGTCTTGAGCTTCTGTCTAGAGTTGCCTTACGGATCACAACAGGTCTTTATGGAGACGCAGCCAATCTGTTAAAAAAATTATGGAAAAATGAAAACATAAAAAATAATTGGCAAATATATTCTACATTTAGCCGCTTCGCTGAACGAGTCTTGGAGATAATCCCGGATGAAGAGATAGATGAAATTGTAATAGAACAACTTAGTTCCAATATGGAAGATATTCCAACAGGAGATTTCGCCACGAGGTACCCAGAAGTAACTTATGTCGTTCCATCAACCTACACCCCCAATCGAGATAGAGAAGAATGGTCAAGTCTCTTTTCAAAGTTATGCAATGAATTTGATGCTGAGGACCAGCACATCAACATGATAATCCTGTATAGGATCCAGTGGCTTAATAACAAAAAAATCACTACAGAAGAAAACAAACAAGAATTCGAAGACATATTCTTTACGGGAGCTGAAGACTCAGCAATTCCTAAAATAGTAGGTCTAGGCTACCCTTCAAGCACGTTACTTAAATTACCTCTGCAAAACATCAATGAAAAAAAAGAACTACTAAAAAAATTCCTTCTACGCGATGATGTGGCAGCTTCTACAAATGCATTCTTAAGCGGTGTAATAAGACCAGGAACAGAGCTAAGTTGGACTCTAGAAGAAGCGGAAACTATCGTAGCAAAACTCGGTGAATGGTGGGACAATTCTTTAAAGGGCCAAATAAACGCCCTCACTTCTGAACAGCCATCATTTATACATGACCCCAAGGATCAACTACGGATTGACTTATCGCATATACAAATCGTGCTTACAGAGATTATCTGTGGACAAATTTCCCATTTTGCAGAACAGAATAAACTAATCGAATGGCTTACCGATATTATTGACACATGTGACGAGAAAGAACTTTTTCCTCTACGTTTAATGCTTCTTCGCTGTCATTTAGACACTTCGTATAAGGATGACGCATATGAATGGCTGGAAGCTGGCATATTAAGTAACAACGAAACAGCTGCGAAAGAAGCGGTTAAAGCAATAATTCTATATTGCACATCTGATTGGACACAGCAAGACTGCCCAAGGCAATTAAGGGAAGACCTGTTGAGCATTATTACAATGCTGCGGCTACCCCATTTGAAATACTGTATGGACGAACTGACCTATGCACTCCAAGACAATAAATTCTCACTGTCAGCAAATGAAGCGAATCGCATTATCAACGCACTCAAAGTATTAGTACAATCAACTCCATATTTAGAAATCAACGTAAGCCTTATGATTCCAAAAGAGGAAATTCCAGACTACCATTATAGGGCGGTAAAATTATTGAACCTAGTCAGCCCTCAAGCCAATGACAGAGCTCAGGAGAATATCACTAAACTTCAAACCATTCTCCGCGAAGCCCCTCTCCCTGAAGTGCGCCAACTGTTCAATTAA
- the gspG gene encoding type II secretion system major pseudopilin GspG, which produces MMQNEKHGFTLIEMLVVIVIIGVLAAIVAPRFFGKTDEAKVAAAKAQIEDFSMALQSYQLDTGDFPTSQQGLNALVKTPTTPPVPENWHGPYMSKNTIPKDPWNNPYVYTSPGKHSPDFDLLSYGKDGKPGGTGDNADITNY; this is translated from the coding sequence ATGATGCAGAATGAAAAACACGGTTTCACACTTATTGAAATGCTGGTGGTAATTGTGATTATCGGTGTGCTTGCGGCTATTGTGGCCCCAAGATTCTTCGGTAAGACCGATGAAGCCAAGGTTGCAGCGGCCAAGGCGCAGATCGAGGATTTTTCCATGGCCCTGCAAAGTTACCAACTGGACACAGGAGATTTCCCCACAAGTCAGCAGGGGCTTAATGCATTGGTGAAAACGCCCACTACGCCGCCTGTTCCGGAGAACTGGCATGGCCCGTACATGAGCAAGAATACTATCCCAAAGGATCCGTGGAATAATCCTTACGTATATACATCTCCCGGCAAGCATAGCCCGGATTTTGATTTGCTCAGTTACGGCAAGGACGGCAAGCCCGGAGGAACCGGTGATAACGCGGACATCACCAACTACTGA
- a CDS encoding PDZ domain-containing protein: MKQDKRLQMCFSRILLFFLLGVFLVGCQLKADPIDIGYQSRSRPLMGLKLKVIQKEMHVIEEEAQEKTSEDQDRALLVMDCKADSPAHKSGVQPGDVLLEIDGVPVQGMRDSTFIMQRKRPGDNVALTLYRNGKLIKLGIHLPADVRVKKAVNTTS; this comes from the coding sequence ATGAAACAAGATAAACGTTTGCAGATGTGCTTTTCCCGGATTCTGCTTTTTTTTCTGCTGGGTGTTTTTCTGGTCGGGTGTCAGCTCAAAGCGGACCCCATCGATATCGGTTACCAGTCCAGATCAAGACCTTTGATGGGCCTTAAGCTGAAGGTTATCCAAAAGGAAATGCATGTTATTGAGGAGGAAGCGCAGGAGAAGACCAGTGAGGATCAGGATCGTGCGCTTCTTGTAATGGATTGTAAAGCGGACAGCCCGGCACACAAGAGCGGTGTACAGCCCGGAGATGTGCTTTTGGAAATCGACGGGGTTCCGGTGCAGGGGATGCGGGATTCAACCTTCATCATGCAACGCAAGCGGCCGGGGGATAATGTTGCGCTGACTCTGTATAGAAATGGTAAGCTCATCAAGTTGGGAATCCATCTGCCTGCTGACGTTCGGGTCAAAAAGGCGGTCAACACTACTAGCTGA